In one window of Deltaproteobacteria bacterium DNA:
- a CDS encoding phage holin family protein translates to MSFFIRMGANAVAILLIGYLLPQIVTVDGVMAALAAAFVLGLVNAVVRPLFVLLTLPITVVTLGVFLLVINGLLLWLVTAFVPGFHVNGFLGAVVGSVLLSVVSWILTKVVQ, encoded by the coding sequence GTGTCGTTCTTCATCCGGATGGGCGCCAACGCCGTCGCGATCCTGCTGATCGGGTACCTGCTGCCGCAGATCGTCACCGTCGACGGGGTGATGGCGGCGCTGGCCGCCGCCTTCGTGCTGGGGCTCGTGAACGCGGTCGTCCGGCCCCTCTTTGTGCTGCTGACCCTTCCCATCACGGTGGTGACGCTGGGGGTCTTCCTCCTCGTGATCAACGGGCTGCTCCTGTGGCTGGTCACCGCGTTCGTCCCCGGCTTCCATGTGAACGGGTTCCTCGGGGCGGTGGTCGGCTCCGTCCTCCTCTCCGTCGTCTCCTGGATCCTCACGAAGGTGGTCCAATGA
- a CDS encoding MBL fold metallo-hydrolase: MSVTLTFLGAAREVTGSCILVQTARNRFLVDCGMFQGGGESDRKNARPMPVPPASIDFVLSTHAHIDHSGLLPKLVRDGFRGPIHCTSATADLLGVMLPDAGHIQEKEAEWQTRKRERGGKGEVPPLYTEADARAVLPALRPVPYGESIAPGPGVSAAFLDAGHILGSAIVTVTVADEGKEKKLVFSGDLGHRGLPIVRDPAPVARADTLVIESTYGNRVHKAMEDTVEEFFHAVDDTLRRKKGNVVIPSFAVGRAQDILYLLTDLTRKGRLSGITLYIDSPLAAEATRITMRHPECYDNETREVFAWRDAHPDALKVVLVRNTEESRALNSLRGGAILMAGSGMCDAGRIKHHLKHNLWRKECSVIIVGFQAQGTLGRKIVDGAKRVRIFGEEIAVASDVYTIGGLSAHADRDDLLAWAGQFQAPPGNVFVAHGEESVSLEFAGTLKEKLGWPAQVPSPGQPLIV, from the coding sequence ATGAGCGTCACCCTGACGTTTCTGGGCGCCGCGCGGGAGGTCACCGGCTCCTGCATCCTCGTGCAGACGGCGCGCAACCGGTTCCTCGTCGATTGCGGGATGTTCCAGGGGGGAGGGGAGAGCGACCGGAAGAACGCCCGCCCGATGCCCGTCCCTCCCGCGTCGATCGACTTCGTCCTCTCCACCCACGCCCACATCGACCACTCCGGCCTGCTGCCGAAACTCGTGCGGGACGGTTTTCGCGGCCCCATCCACTGCACCTCCGCCACCGCCGATCTCCTCGGAGTGATGCTTCCCGATGCCGGGCACATCCAGGAGAAGGAGGCGGAGTGGCAAACCCGGAAGCGGGAGCGGGGAGGGAAGGGGGAGGTTCCTCCCCTTTACACCGAGGCCGACGCGCGGGCGGTCCTTCCCGCGCTGCGCCCCGTTCCCTACGGGGAATCGATCGCCCCCGGGCCGGGGGTCTCCGCCGCCTTCCTCGACGCGGGGCACATCCTCGGCTCGGCGATCGTCACCGTGACCGTCGCGGACGAGGGGAAGGAGAAGAAGTTGGTCTTCTCCGGCGACCTGGGCCACCGGGGGTTGCCGATCGTGCGCGACCCGGCCCCCGTCGCGCGGGCCGACACCCTGGTCATCGAATCGACGTACGGCAACCGGGTCCACAAGGCGATGGAAGACACGGTGGAGGAGTTCTTCCACGCCGTCGACGACACGCTCCGCCGGAAGAAGGGGAACGTCGTCATCCCGTCGTTCGCGGTGGGACGGGCGCAGGACATCCTGTACCTCCTCACCGACCTGACGCGAAAGGGGCGCCTGTCGGGAATCACGTTGTACATCGACTCCCCGCTGGCCGCGGAGGCCACGCGGATCACCATGCGGCACCCCGAGTGCTACGATAACGAGACGCGGGAGGTCTTCGCCTGGCGGGACGCGCACCCCGACGCGCTGAAGGTCGTTCTGGTAAGGAACACGGAGGAGTCCCGCGCGTTGAACTCCCTGCGCGGGGGGGCGATCCTGATGGCGGGGAGCGGGATGTGCGACGCGGGAAGGATCAAGCACCACCTGAAGCACAACCTGTGGCGGAAGGAGTGCAGCGTCATCATCGTCGGGTTCCAGGCCCAGGGGACCCTCGGCCGGAAGATCGTCGACGGCGCGAAACGGGTTCGGATCTTCGGGGAGGAGATCGCCGTGGCCTCGGACGTGTACACGATCGGCGGTCTGTCGGCGCACGCCGACCGGGACGACCTTCTCGCGTGGGCGGGACAATTCCAGGCCCCCCCGGGGAACGTCTTCGTGGCCCACGGCGAGGAGTCCGTCTCCCTCGAATTCGCCGGGACGCTGAAAGAGAAGCTCGGATGGCCCGCGCAGGTCCCCTCGCCCGGCCAGCCGCTGATCGTCTGA
- a CDS encoding DNA recombination protein RmuC produces the protein MEGSSVALLVLLAAVAGATLGWFLRAGQVATLVERLQGQERLMDEKLALLMEARDALTNQFKALANDILEEKGKRFAEQSQDHLGRLLEPLKARIQEFQGKVEEVYFQDGKDRASLAEQVRQLMELNQALSQDAKNLTSALKGSSKTQGNWGELVLERVLESSGLRNGEEYVVQSSHAREDGSRAQPDVVIRLPEDRNLVVDAKVSLNAYEDFVVSEDEAGRQAALKRHLDSVRSHIKGLSEKNYQTLYGLRSLDFVLMFVPVEPAFMLAVTCDRELFMDAWKKNVLLVSPSTLLFVVRIVAHLWRQEAQSRNALEIARRGAELYDKFVGFVEDLEALGGRLKQAQKEYDAAYGKLTGGRGNLIRQAEMLKELGVKPSKALRSELTENEAGGDPMPPEQVGTDEP, from the coding sequence ATGGAGGGATCCTCCGTCGCCCTGCTGGTCCTTCTCGCCGCCGTCGCCGGGGCGACCCTCGGCTGGTTTCTCCGGGCAGGACAGGTCGCGACGCTCGTCGAGCGGCTGCAGGGGCAGGAGCGGCTCATGGACGAGAAGCTCGCCCTTCTCATGGAGGCGCGGGACGCCTTGACCAATCAGTTCAAGGCACTGGCCAACGACATCCTCGAGGAAAAGGGGAAACGGTTCGCGGAGCAGAGCCAGGACCATCTCGGCCGGCTTCTGGAGCCGCTGAAGGCCAGGATTCAGGAATTCCAGGGGAAGGTCGAGGAAGTGTATTTCCAGGACGGGAAGGATCGCGCGTCGCTCGCCGAGCAGGTGCGGCAACTGATGGAGCTGAACCAGGCGCTGAGCCAGGACGCGAAGAACCTGACGAGCGCGCTGAAAGGATCGAGCAAGACTCAGGGGAACTGGGGCGAACTTGTGCTGGAGCGCGTGCTGGAGTCTTCCGGCCTGCGGAACGGCGAGGAGTACGTCGTCCAGAGCAGCCACGCGAGGGAGGACGGGTCGCGCGCGCAGCCCGACGTCGTGATCCGGCTGCCGGAGGACCGGAACCTGGTGGTGGACGCCAAGGTTTCCCTCAATGCGTACGAGGATTTCGTCGTCAGCGAGGACGAGGCGGGACGACAGGCCGCTCTCAAGCGCCACCTCGATTCGGTCCGCAGCCACATCAAGGGGCTCTCCGAGAAAAATTATCAGACCCTTTACGGCCTGAGATCCCTCGATTTCGTGTTGATGTTCGTCCCCGTGGAGCCGGCGTTCATGCTGGCGGTGACCTGCGACCGCGAACTTTTCATGGATGCTTGGAAGAAGAACGTGTTGCTGGTCAGTCCCTCGACGCTGCTGTTTGTCGTGCGCATCGTCGCGCATCTCTGGCGGCAGGAGGCCCAGAGCCGGAACGCGCTGGAGATCGCGAGGCGGGGGGCGGAGCTCTACGACAAGTTCGTCGGTTTCGTCGAGGACCTGGAGGCCCTGGGGGGACGCCTGAAGCAGGCGCAGAAAGAATACGATGCGGCCTATGGCAAATTGACCGGCGGGCGGGGAAACCTGATCCGGCAGGCCGAGATGCTGAAAGAGCTCGGGGTGAAGCCTTCGAAGGCGTTGCGTTCCGAGTTGACGGAAAACGAGGCCGGGGGGGATCCCATGCCGCCGGAGCAGGTCGGAACCGATGAGCCATGA
- a CDS encoding ChaN family lipoprotein, producing MSHDRLRILAPIALALLLSGCAANRAVMTGSAEMPYPPSAPPKVEEILHLPTGLRFSIDGMIEMLSGARLVSVGETHDNLNDQRVELTVIRELHRRFPGKVAIGMEMFREPQQVVLDRWVAGELTELEFLKASKWYETWGYDFGAYRDLLLFAKENRIDVIALNPSREFQEAVRRTGLDNVPEDLRRKLPEIGETDPWQRDVLRGVFGGHAGHGGGDSSFDSFLRVQLLWEETMAQKVVDYLKGPRGEGKRMVTITGGWHVKYGFGLPKKVLRRLPMAYAIVLPVEISTPEQKEGRLMEVNLPDVPLLPGHFAWYVPYNNIEEKRVRMGIRMEEKEGRLLVESVAPGSPAEKAGIAKGDELLALDGQPVKETVDVLFRVGEKRDGDTAQVTVRRGGEEKILNLSFFKMTKPKSH from the coding sequence ATGAGCCATGACCGCTTGCGTATCCTGGCGCCGATCGCACTGGCGCTGCTCCTCTCGGGGTGCGCCGCGAACCGCGCCGTGATGACGGGGAGCGCGGAGATGCCGTACCCGCCTTCCGCCCCGCCGAAGGTGGAGGAGATCCTCCACCTGCCCACGGGCCTGCGGTTTTCCATCGACGGGATGATCGAGATGCTCTCCGGCGCCCGCCTGGTGTCGGTGGGGGAGACGCACGACAACCTGAACGACCAGCGGGTTGAGCTGACCGTGATTCGCGAGCTGCACCGCCGCTTCCCGGGGAAGGTCGCCATCGGGATGGAGATGTTCCGGGAGCCGCAGCAGGTGGTTCTCGATCGGTGGGTTGCGGGGGAGCTCACGGAGCTTGAGTTCCTGAAGGCCTCGAAGTGGTACGAGACGTGGGGGTACGACTTCGGCGCCTACCGGGACCTGCTTCTCTTCGCGAAGGAGAACCGGATCGACGTGATCGCCCTGAATCCGTCGAGGGAATTTCAGGAAGCGGTCCGCCGGACGGGGCTCGACAATGTTCCGGAGGACCTTCGCCGGAAGCTCCCGGAGATCGGCGAGACCGATCCGTGGCAGCGGGACGTCCTGCGCGGCGTCTTCGGGGGCCATGCGGGGCACGGCGGCGGGGATTCATCGTTCGACTCCTTCCTCCGCGTCCAGCTGCTCTGGGAGGAGACGATGGCGCAGAAGGTGGTCGATTACCTGAAAGGCCCCCGGGGGGAGGGGAAGCGGATGGTGACGATCACCGGCGGCTGGCACGTGAAATACGGCTTCGGGCTCCCGAAGAAGGTGCTACGCCGCCTTCCGATGGCGTACGCGATCGTCCTCCCCGTCGAGATCAGCACGCCGGAGCAGAAGGAGGGGCGGCTGATGGAGGTGAATCTGCCGGACGTTCCGCTGCTCCCGGGCCATTTTGCCTGGTATGTCCCGTACAACAACATCGAGGAGAAGCGGGTCCGGATGGGGATCCGGATGGAGGAGAAGGAGGGGCGTCTCCTCGTCGAATCGGTCGCGCCGGGATCCCCTGCGGAGAAAGCAGGGATTGCGAAGGGAGACGAGCTTCTCGCGCTCGACGGGCAACCGGTGAAGGAAACCGTCGATGTCCTCTTCCGGGTCGGGGAGAAGCGGGACGGGGACACGGCGCAGGTCACCGTCCGGCGCGGCGGGGAGGAGAAGATCCTCAATCTTTCGTTTTTCAAGATGACGAAGCCGAAATCGCACTGA